A region of the Bacillus sp. NP247 genome:
CTATGAAGCGATCAGGAATACCCATTCGTTCAATTAAAGCACTATGGTACCCGTTCTCAGAAGCAAATTCAACTACTCCCGTTCCAAAGCCACCGATTAAACAAGCCTCTTCAATCGTTAAAACCGGTATATTTTTCCCTAAAAGCTCATGTAAATATGCTTCGTCCATCGGCTTAATAAAGCGAGCATTCACTACTTTCACTGATACCCCAGCTTGTTCAAGACGCTCAGCTGCTTCCATTGCCATCGGGATTGTCGTACCAAACGTTAAAATTGCTGCTTGTGTGCCTTCTTTTAACGTTTCCCATGTACCGATTGGAATCGCCTTTAATTCTTCGTCCATTTGAACGCCAAGTCCATTGCCGCGTGCATAACGTAAAGCAATCGGTCCATCTTCATACTGCATCGCTGTATATACTAAATGTTGTCCTTCATTTTCATCTTTCGGCATCATAAGTACCATATTCGGCAAATGACGTAAAAACGAGATGTCAAATACACCTTGATGCGTTTCACCGTCTGCTCCAACTAATCCAGAACGATCTATTCCAATGAAAACATTTAAATTTTGGCGACAAATATCATGAACAACTTGGTCATATGCTCTTTGTAAAAACGTTGAATAAATTGCTAAGAATGGCTTCATTCCTTGCGTTGCCATACCAGCCGCCATTGTTGTAGCATGCTGCTCTGCAATACCTACATCAATCATACGATTCGGAAATTCTTTTTGGAATTTCTCAAGTTTTGATCCAACAGGCATTGCAGGCGTAATTGCAACGATACGTTCATCCGTTCTCGCTAGCTTAAGCACTGTTTCACTAACAACAGCACTCCATGCTGGTGCAACTTCCTTCGGTTTAACGAAGTCACCTGACTCAATTTTATACGGTCCTGTTCCATGCCAAGTTCCAATAACGTCACTCTCAGCTGGTTTATAACCTTTTCCTTTTTTCGTAATAACATGAACAAGTACTGGGCCTTTTGTTTTCTTTGCATATTGCAACGTTTCGAATAACTTTTCATAATCATGCCCATCGACCGGGCCTAAATATGTAAAGCCTAATTCTTCAAAAAAGACGCCTGATACTAGTAAATATTTTAGACTATCTTTTATTTTCTCTGCTGTCGCAGCAACTTTCCCGCCAACTGCTGGGATTTTCTTCAATATATACTCTAGTTCATCTTTTACCCAATGGTACTTCCCTGCGGTACGTAAACGACCAAGTACATTATGAAGTGCACCGACGTTTGGTGCAATTGACATTTCATTATCATTCAAAATAACAGTCATGTCCGTTTTTTCATGCCCAATATGGTTCAATGCCTCTAAAGCCATTCCGCCTGTTAATGCACCATCGCCAATGATTGGTATAACGTATTCGTCCGTTTTCTTTAAATCACGTGCTAGAGCCATTCCCATTGCAGCAGATAACGACGTCGAACTATGACCAGTTTCCCAAACATCATGCTCACTCTCGCAGCGTTTTGGAAAACCACATAGACCTTGGTATTGCCTTAACGTGCCGAATTCTTTCGCACGCCCTGTTAAGATTTTATGTACATAGGATTGATGTCCTACGTCCCATAAAAACTTATCTTTCGGACTATCAAATAATTTATGCAGAGCAATTGTGAGTTCTACTACACCTAAATTAGGTGCAATATGTCCACCTGTTTGAGAGAGCTCTTCAATTAAAAACTTACGAATATCCTCACTCAACCCCTCTAGTTCACTGATAGACATATCTTTCAAAAAACTAGGGTTTTGAATTTGCGTTAGATCCACATGGATCACTCACTTTCATTTCATAATCTGTCAACATGTCAAATATTATAAGAAACATTTACACAACACAAGAAATTATCTTTTCTATTCTTTTTATCTTATCCTGCTTTCAGAAAACACTTCCATTTTTTCACTTATCATATTATACATCATATTTCTTTACGCGATGAAAAAAATAGCCGCTAACACGAAGTGATAACGGCAATGTAATCTACATATATTTTTGCCAATAACAAGAAAAGAAAAACCTTTTCCTACATTTATATCATAAAATGATGAATGACTCAACAAATGAAAACGCTGTTATATTAGTTATTACGTTTTGCGATTAAATCACAAATAGATAGTAAATATTCATCTTGTAATTGTAAGGAGCTAATAGAATCTTTTGCTTTTGCAATTTTCTCCTCTAAAATAGATTTTGCTCTATCTACAGTAAATAACGTCGTATATGTGCTCTTTTCGTTGGAAGCATCACTACCAATCGGTTTTCCAATCGCTTCTTCTGTTCCTTCAACATCCAAAATATCATCTCGAATTTGGAAAGCTAGACCGATATATTTCGCAAATGCAAGTAACTTCTCTTCTTGCTCTTCTGTAGCATCAGAAAGTATCGCTCCTGCAAGTACAGCAAACTCAAGCAGTTTACCTGTCTTATGATTATGGATGTACTCTAATTCATTAATTGTAAGTCGTTTTCCTTCAGCTTCCATATCTGCCACTTGTCCAGCAACCATTCCTTCAGGTCCCGCTGCTTTCGCAAGCTCAAGTACAAGTCTTACTTTTTTTTCAGCAGAGATTTCTTTTTGCTCATATGCCATAATAACTTGAAAAGCATATGTCAACAAACCATCTCCCGCTAAAACTGCCATTGCTTCACCAAATACTTTATGATTTGTAGGCTTTCCTCGTCTTAGATCATCATCATCCATACAAGGTAAATCATCATGAATTAACGAATATGTATGAATCATTTCAAGGGCACAAGCTGCACCCACTCCAAGATTTCTTTCTTTCCCAAACGCTTGTAACGTTGCAAATAAAAGTAACGGGCGGAGACGTTTCCCACCCGCTTCCAAAGAATACGCCATCGCTTCACGAAGCACATTTGGACATTGTAATTCATTTGCATAGCTTACAAGCTTTTCTTCTACAAAAGTTTTACTCTCTTTCAAAAAAGCATCAAAAGCTATATGTGTCACTATGCTTCATCTCCTAAAGCAGTAAACGGTTTAAGCTCTCCATCTTCCCCAAGGATAACTGCCATTTGTTCTTGTACATCTTTCAATTTCTCATCACAAAGCTTAGATAATTCCATGCCTTCCTTAAAATAAGAAATCGCTTCCTCTAAAGGTACATCACCTTGTTCAAGCTTAGAAACGAGATGCTCAAGCTGCGAAATTGCTTCTTCAAAGCTTAACTTATTTTCCATTATTCAATTCACGCTCCTCTATGCTTGATACGCTACAATCTAGTATTCCATCTTGTAATTGAACCGAAACAGCATCTCCAAGGCTAACACCTTTCACGCTTTTTAATACTTGTTTCTCTTCATCGTATACAAGCCCATACCCTCTCATCATTACTTTAAGCGGGCTTAATACCTCAAGCTTTTGAGCCGCTCTCACAAATACGAACTCCTTCGTTTGAAGTAATGTTTGCATTTCACGTTGCAACTGCTTTTGCAACGTTTCAATTGCCGTTTTCGTTTGTATAATTTTTTGAGATGGGTGGTGCTTTTCTAAATAAAATGAAAGTTGCTTTAATTGATTTACTTTTTTATCTATATAACGCTCTTTCGCTAAAACAAGTTGTTCAAGAGCCCTGTCTAACTGCTCTTCTTTTTGCTCGTACACTTGCCTTGGATAACGGAACGCATAAGATTTTTGTAACACTTGCAATTTTTCTTCTTTTTTATGTACTCTCTCTCTCATTGCTCTTTGCAATCTCAGAGTTCTTTGTAATACCTTTTCTTGTAACTCTATAGTATTAGGTACCGCCAGCTCAGCTGCTGCAGTCGGTGTTGGCGCACGTAAATCCGCGACAAAATCTGCAATTGTAAAATCTGTTTCATGGCCTACAGCCGAAATAATCGGAATCTCACTTGTAAAAATTGCTCTTGCAACTACTTCCTCATTAAAGGCCCATAATTCTTCAATAGAGCCTCCACCACGTCCAACAATTAAAACATCAATATCTCCCATTTCATTCGCTGTACGAATTGCTTGTACAATCGAGGGAGCTGCTGACTCCCCTTGTACAAGTACAGGAAACACAATAACATTTCCAATTGGATAACGACGTTTAATTGTTGTTATAATATCGCGAATTGCTGCTCCTGTTGGCGACGTGATTACACCTATTGTTTTAGCATACGGAGGAATTATTTTTTTATAAACTTGAGAAAACAAGCCCTCTTCCTCTAAACGAACTTTTAATTGCTCATAAGCTAAATGCAAGTTTCCAATTCCGTCAGGCTGCATGTCTTGAATATAAATTTGATAAGAACCACTCGCCTCGTAAACAGAAATCTTTCCTTTTACAAGTACTTTCATTCCATTTTCCGGTCTGAATTTAATGTTACGATTATGACCCGCAAACATAACCGCTGCAATTCTTGCATTTTCATCTTTCAATGTAAAATACATATGACCACGACTATGATATTTAAAGTTGGAAATTTCTCCTTTTAACCAAACAGACTGTAAATGCGGATCATACTCTATTTTTGTTTTAATATAGCGTGTTAATGCTGTAACGGTTAAATATTGTTTCTCCATTTCTCTCTCCTCATAGCCGATTCAAATTATTGACAAACAACACCTGTACGCTTTGCAGACTCCACAGTGTTGTGAAGAAGCATTGTAATAGTCATTGGGCCGACTCCTTTTGGCACAGGCGTAATGTAACCTGCAACGTCTAATACATTGTCAAAATCAACATCACCACAAAGTTTACCTGTTTCTAAACGGTTAACACCAACATCAATTACAACCGCACCTTCTTTAATATAGTCAGCTGTTACCATTTTCGGTCGTCCAACGGCTACGATTAAAATATCAGCTAACTTCGATAATTCTTTTATATTTTGCGTCTTAGAATGACAATATGTGACAGTTGCATTTTCATTTAAAAACAGTTGTCCCACTGGTTTACCAACAATATTACTTCTTCCAATTACAACAACATGCTTTCCAGAAATATCAAGATTCGTTTCTTTTACTAATTCTAAAATGCCATGCGGTGTACATGGAAGGAATGTGTCTTGTCCCGTCATCATACGTCCTACGCTGATTGGGTGAAATCCATCTACATCCTTTTCCGGTGAAATTCTTTCAATGATAGCTTTTTCTTCAATATGTTTTGGTAAAGGTAATTGTACCAATATGCCGTTAATGCGGTCGTCTCCATTTAAGCGATCGATTTCAGCAAGCAAACGCTCCTCAGTAATCGTTTCAGGAAGTTCAATTAGCTCTGAATAGATTCCTACTTGCTCACAGCCTTTTTCTTTTCCTTTTACATAAGAACGAGATGCTGGATTTTCTCCAACTAAAATAACTGCTAATCCTGGTACAATCCCTTGCTCTTTTAACTTCACAACTTCTTCTTTTAATTGTGCTCGTTTTTTCTCCGCAACTTCATTTCCTTTGATGATTACTGCTACCATTTTAAGTTTCCCCCTTAAAGAAATTACAGTGTATCTTTTATATTAGATAAAACGCCGTTAATAAAACGACGAGATTCCTCATCCCCAAATGTTTTTGCGATTTCAATTGCTTCGTTAATTGTTACATTGTGCGGAATTTCTTCCATGTATTTCATCTCACACACAGCTACACGTAAAATACTGCGATCAACAATACTAATACGTTCCAACTTCCACTTTTTTAAATTTTGACGAATTGCTGCGTCAATCTCTTCTTTGTTGTCTACAAATCCTACAACAAGTGATTCTAGAAACTCATTTGTTTCTTCACCTTCATCTAGCGTATTTTCCACCGCTACTTTCGGTTCTAATTCTCCTGTAATATCCATTTGATATAATGCTTGCATTGCTCTTTCTCTAGCCGTCCTACGTTTCATTGTAACTCTCCTTTATACTTCAAGTCTTTCCTTATGCTTTGTTATATTATTATAATTTATAAGCCGTCAATTCACTTACTCTTGCAGTTTTCATTGATTTTCCAACCTTATAATACAATGATAATAACACAATTTATCGTTTCACACACGGGGTACAGGGCTGAAAAATAATAAAAAGATTAACTTCAAGTTCCATATCTTATCACAATGTACGTTTTTTGGAAAAATGAAACATTCCCTTTTATATTTCTTATTTTTTGAAATAGTATAATAATTAGAGGGTTTTAGTTTGCGAAGAAATGAAACGATAAAAAAGATGCCTATTTTACTAGGCACCTTTTTCACTCTTACACTGGTTCGATTTCTGTTTTTTGTGTTTCGAATGTTACGCCAACGATGTGAACGTTCACTTCTTTTGGCTCAAGTCCTGTCATTGTAAAGAGTGCTTGGCGAATATTGTCTTGAATTTTTTGTGCAACAACTGGAATTGCTACACCAAAATACATCACAACATAAAGGTCAACAATAATATCTTCGTTTGCTAATTCAACCTTTACACCTTTACCATGATTTTTCTTACCTAACTTCTCAACAACATCTGTAGCAAAATTACCACGCATTGCCGCTACACCTTCTACTTCAGCAGCTGCAATACCTGCAATCACTTCGATTACTTCTGGTGCAATTTCTACTTTTCCAAGAGTTGTATCTTGACCCATATCTAACATATGTTCAGCCATGAAAAAAACCTCCTTTAATGTATCACTGCGTCACAAGTTCATGCTCTTCCAAAAATTTCGTGTTAAACTCACCTTTTACAAAATCAGGATGATCTAGCAATTGCAAATGGAACGGGATTGTTGTATGTACGCCTTCAATGACAAACTCGCTGAGCGCTCGCTTCATTTTTGCAATTGCCTCTTCACGTGTTTTTCCGTGAACAATTAATTTAGCAACCATCGAATCATAGAAAGGTGGTATTGAATATCCCGGATATACAGCTGAATCGACGCGAATACCAAATCCGCCTGGTGGTAAGTACATTTCTACTTTACCTGGAGATGGCATAAATTTTTTGGCAGGGTTTTCCGCATTAATTCGACATTCCATTGCCCAACCATTAAATTGCACTTCTTCTTGCTGTAACGATAACTTTTCTCCAGAAGCAACAAGAATTTGTTCTTTAATTAAATCCATCCCTGTTACCATTTCAGTAACTGGATGTTCAACTTGGATTCTCGTATTCATCTCCATGAAATAAAAGCTTTTCGTTTTATATTCATAAATAAACTCAACCGTACCAGCACCTGTATAATCAACCGCTACCGCCGCTTTAACTGCTGCGTCACCCATTTGCTTGCGAATATTCTCATCAAGTGCAGGTGATGGACTTTCTTCTAATAGTTTTTGCAGACGGCGCTGAATTGTACAATCACGCTCTCCTAAATGAATGGCATTTCCATGTGTATCTGCCATTATTTGAATCTCAACATGGCGGAAATCTTCAACGTACTTCTCTAAGTATACACCAGGGTTCCCAAAAGCGGTACTGGCTTCTTGTTGTGTAATTTGAATTCCTTTTACAAGCTCTTCTTCATGGCGCGCAACACGAATACCTTTTCCGCCGCCACCTGCAGTCGCTTTAATGATAACTGGATATCCAATTTGATTAGCAAGCTCGATCGCTTCTTCGGTATTTTTAATAATCCCTTGTGAACCTGGTACAATTGGAACCCCTGCTTCTTTCATTGTATCACGTGCAACGTCTTTTGTGCCCATCTTTGAAATCGCTTCTGGACTTGGACCGATAAAAATTAAGTTACACTCACGGCATAATTCTGCAAAATCTGCATTCTCTGCCAAAAATCCATATCCCGGATGAATTGCATCACAACCTGTTAATTTCGCAACACTAATAATGTTCGTCAAATTTAAATAGCTTTCTTTTGAAATCGTTGGTCCAACACAATACGCTTCATCTGCAATTTGCACATGAAGTGACTCTTTGTCTGCTTCTGAATAAATTGCAACTGTTTCAATATCCATTTCTTTACAAGCACGAATAATTCGTACAGCAATTTCCCCACGATTGGCTATTAATACTTTTTTTATCATCACAAAGACTCCCTTATTACGCTTTTACAAGAAATAGCGGTTGTCCATACTCAACAAGCTGTCCGTTATTAACAAGAATTTCAACAATTTCGCCCTCTACATCTGCGTCAATTTCGTTAAATAATTTCATAGCTTCAACAATACATACGATAGAATCTTTCGATACTCTGTCCCCAACACTTACATATTGAGGTGTATCAGGCGAAGAAGAGGAATAAAATGTCCCTACCATCGGTGATGTGATTTTATGTAGGTTTTCATTTTGAACAGCTTCCTTCTCTTCTTGCTTTTGCACTTCTACTTGCGCTGCCGCTACTGTTGTTTCTACTTCAACAGATGCTGCTGGTTGTACTACCTGTTTCGTTAACGGTGCTTGCACAGCAACAACTTCATTACCACGTTTTTTCATTTTGATTGTTGTACCGTCTTTTTTGTATTCAAATTCATCAATATTAGAGCTATCAATTAATTTAATTAATTCACGAACTTCTTGAATTTTAAACATGTAAAATCCACTCCCATACTCTTGTTTGTCCCGTTTTTACAGATTGGCATCAAACTGATTTACTGTAAAAATACGATGTATTCTATTAGAAAATTTATTCCTATGACATTTACTAATAGAAATATTTACTATTCCCATCTTACGCTAAATTTTTTAAACATTCCAATTTATATTTCTTTATTATAAATCGAAACTCCTGTTAAAATATTATTCCACCAAAAATTTATTACCTAGTAATAATACCAAGTTTCACACAAAATTGGCAAGACCACTTCCAAAAAAACATTCTTTACTTTTTCAAAACTGTAAAGTGTAAAAACGTAATTCCCTCAGCATTCTTCATTTTATCTACGGTGAAAAAACATATTTTTACCAAATATTATTTTTTTGTTTACGTGCCGTTCATTCTTCCTTCATATAAGAATAGTATGTTCAAAGTGTAGAAAATTTATTGTAGTGAGGTGCGGACATATGATATGGCTCATCCTGTTCTTGCCTGCCGTAGTGATTTGGGCATTGGTCCTCTTCATCCACGTCAAATCTGGAAAAAGTAATCACCATCATCATGAACCATTAATCTTTTACTCACAGCGTATTTCCCCGTTTCCAATTAAAAATACGAAATACAACTGCAAAGATGAAATAGAAAAAAGCTATCGAAAACGATAGCTTTTTTCTATTATTCTTTTATCTAATTTGAAGCAAAAACACCCATTATAATTAATATGCACTTTATTTTACTGATGGATCAAATTTCACACCTACATCTTTTGATCCACCTTCACTTCTTACGAGCTGAATAATTTTATTCGCT
Encoded here:
- the dxs gene encoding 1-deoxy-D-xylulose-5-phosphate synthase, which translates into the protein MDLTQIQNPSFLKDMSISELEGLSEDIRKFLIEELSQTGGHIAPNLGVVELTIALHKLFDSPKDKFLWDVGHQSYVHKILTGRAKEFGTLRQYQGLCGFPKRCESEHDVWETGHSSTSLSAAMGMALARDLKKTDEYVIPIIGDGALTGGMALEALNHIGHEKTDMTVILNDNEMSIAPNVGALHNVLGRLRTAGKYHWVKDELEYILKKIPAVGGKVAATAEKIKDSLKYLLVSGVFFEELGFTYLGPVDGHDYEKLFETLQYAKKTKGPVLVHVITKKGKGYKPAESDVIGTWHGTGPYKIESGDFVKPKEVAPAWSAVVSETVLKLARTDERIVAITPAMPVGSKLEKFQKEFPNRMIDVGIAEQHATTMAAGMATQGMKPFLAIYSTFLQRAYDQVVHDICRQNLNVFIGIDRSGLVGADGETHQGVFDISFLRHLPNMVLMMPKDENEGQHLVYTAMQYEDGPIALRYARGNGLGVQMDEELKAIPIGTWETLKEGTQAAILTFGTTIPMAMEAAERLEQAGVSVKVVNARFIKPMDEAYLHELLGKNIPVLTIEEACLIGGFGTGVVEFASENGYHSALIERMGIPDRFIEHGSVTKLLEEIGLTTDAVVDRIHTMIPSKQKRA
- the ispA gene encoding (2E,6E)-farnesyl diphosphate synthase; the protein is MTHIAFDAFLKESKTFVEEKLVSYANELQCPNVLREAMAYSLEAGGKRLRPLLLFATLQAFGKERNLGVGAACALEMIHTYSLIHDDLPCMDDDDLRRGKPTNHKVFGEAMAVLAGDGLLTYAFQVIMAYEQKEISAEKKVRLVLELAKAAGPEGMVAGQVADMEAEGKRLTINELEYIHNHKTGKLLEFAVLAGAILSDATEEQEEKLLAFAKYIGLAFQIRDDILDVEGTEEAIGKPIGSDASNEKSTYTTLFTVDRAKSILEEKIAKAKDSISSLQLQDEYLLSICDLIAKRNN
- the xseB gene encoding exodeoxyribonuclease VII small subunit translates to MENKLSFEEAISQLEHLVSKLEQGDVPLEEAISYFKEGMELSKLCDEKLKDVQEQMAVILGEDGELKPFTALGDEA
- the xseA gene encoding exodeoxyribonuclease VII large subunit is translated as MEKQYLTVTALTRYIKTKIEYDPHLQSVWLKGEISNFKYHSRGHMYFTLKDENARIAAVMFAGHNRNIKFRPENGMKVLVKGKISVYEASGSYQIYIQDMQPDGIGNLHLAYEQLKVRLEEEGLFSQVYKKIIPPYAKTIGVITSPTGAAIRDIITTIKRRYPIGNVIVFPVLVQGESAAPSIVQAIRTANEMGDIDVLIVGRGGGSIEELWAFNEEVVARAIFTSEIPIISAVGHETDFTIADFVADLRAPTPTAAAELAVPNTIELQEKVLQRTLRLQRAMRERVHKKEEKLQVLQKSYAFRYPRQVYEQKEEQLDRALEQLVLAKERYIDKKVNQLKQLSFYLEKHHPSQKIIQTKTAIETLQKQLQREMQTLLQTKEFVFVRAAQKLEVLSPLKVMMRGYGLVYDEEKQVLKSVKGVSLGDAVSVQLQDGILDCSVSSIEERELNNGK
- the folD gene encoding bifunctional methylenetetrahydrofolate dehydrogenase/methenyltetrahydrofolate cyclohydrolase FolD yields the protein MVAVIIKGNEVAEKKRAQLKEEVVKLKEQGIVPGLAVILVGENPASRSYVKGKEKGCEQVGIYSELIELPETITEERLLAEIDRLNGDDRINGILVQLPLPKHIEEKAIIERISPEKDVDGFHPISVGRMMTGQDTFLPCTPHGILELVKETNLDISGKHVVVIGRSNIVGKPVGQLFLNENATVTYCHSKTQNIKELSKLADILIVAVGRPKMVTADYIKEGAVVIDVGVNRLETGKLCGDVDFDNVLDVAGYITPVPKGVGPMTITMLLHNTVESAKRTGVVCQ
- the nusB gene encoding N utilization substance protein NusB translates to MKRRTARERAMQALYQMDITGELEPKVAVENTLDEGEETNEFLESLVVGFVDNKEEIDAAIRQNLKKWKLERISIVDRSILRVAVCEMKYMEEIPHNVTINEAIEIAKTFGDEESRRFINGVLSNIKDTL
- a CDS encoding Asp23/Gls24 family envelope stress response protein, which encodes MAEHMLDMGQDTTLGKVEIAPEVIEVIAGIAAAEVEGVAAMRGNFATDVVEKLGKKNHGKGVKVELANEDIIVDLYVVMYFGVAIPVVAQKIQDNIRQALFTMTGLEPKEVNVHIVGVTFETQKTEIEPV
- the accC gene encoding acetyl-CoA carboxylase biotin carboxylase subunit, which gives rise to MIKKVLIANRGEIAVRIIRACKEMDIETVAIYSEADKESLHVQIADEAYCVGPTISKESYLNLTNIISVAKLTGCDAIHPGYGFLAENADFAELCRECNLIFIGPSPEAISKMGTKDVARDTMKEAGVPIVPGSQGIIKNTEEAIELANQIGYPVIIKATAGGGGKGIRVARHEEELVKGIQITQQEASTAFGNPGVYLEKYVEDFRHVEIQIMADTHGNAIHLGERDCTIQRRLQKLLEESPSPALDENIRKQMGDAAVKAAVAVDYTGAGTVEFIYEYKTKSFYFMEMNTRIQVEHPVTEMVTGMDLIKEQILVASGEKLSLQQEEVQFNGWAMECRINAENPAKKFMPSPGKVEMYLPPGGFGIRVDSAVYPGYSIPPFYDSMVAKLIVHGKTREEAIAKMKRALSEFVIEGVHTTIPFHLQLLDHPDFVKGEFNTKFLEEHELVTQ
- the accB gene encoding acetyl-CoA carboxylase biotin carboxyl carrier protein, with the translated sequence MFKIQEVRELIKLIDSSNIDEFEYKKDGTTIKMKKRGNEVVAVQAPLTKQVVQPAASVEVETTVAAAQVEVQKQEEKEAVQNENLHKITSPMVGTFYSSSSPDTPQYVSVGDRVSKDSIVCIVEAMKLFNEIDADVEGEIVEILVNNGQLVEYGQPLFLVKA
- a CDS encoding DNA recombination protein RecO; protein product: MIWLILFLPAVVIWALVLFIHVKSGKSNHHHHEPLIFYSQRISPFPIKNTKYNCKDEIEKSYRKR